In Amycolatopsis sulphurea, one genomic interval encodes:
- a CDS encoding Asp23/Gls24 family envelope stress response protein codes for MSPVAQVDLPRSALPEPAERGALSVAHTVVRKVAQHAADLVPGTVPNERRIAGVSTRKSGATAKVAGSDNDVDLALELALRYPAAVQAVTGDVRAKVVEEVERLTSYHVRSLAVTVSALLPDVAPRVQ; via the coding sequence GTGAGCCCGGTGGCGCAGGTCGACCTGCCTCGCAGCGCGCTGCCCGAGCCGGCGGAGCGCGGCGCGCTGAGCGTCGCGCACACGGTGGTGCGCAAAGTCGCCCAGCATGCCGCGGACCTGGTGCCGGGCACCGTGCCGAACGAACGCCGCATCGCCGGCGTGAGCACCCGCAAGTCCGGCGCGACCGCGAAGGTGGCCGGCTCGGACAACGACGTCGACCTCGCGCTGGAACTCGCGTTGCGGTACCCGGCGGCCGTACAGGCGGTGACGGGCGACGTACGCGCGAAGGTCGTCGAAGAGGTCGAGCGGCTCACCTCGTACCACGTACGTTCGCTGGCGGTCACGGTGTCCGCGCTGCTGCCCGACGTCGCACCGAGGGTGCAGTGA
- a CDS encoding Asp23/Gls24 family envelope stress response protein produces the protein MAQQNSDPPADVGAPGRTTIASLVVQKVASVAAREIAGVYTLGGGGVSRTLGAIKERIPGSGTATTTGVSVEVGEKQAAIDLDLVADYGARLPDVAQSVRRNVIRAVEEITSLEVIEVNLTITDVHLPGEDDEADSSRVE, from the coding sequence ATGGCGCAGCAGAACTCGGACCCGCCCGCAGACGTGGGCGCGCCGGGCCGTACGACGATCGCCTCACTGGTCGTGCAGAAGGTGGCCTCGGTGGCCGCGCGCGAGATAGCCGGGGTGTACACGCTCGGCGGCGGCGGGGTGTCCCGCACGCTCGGCGCGATCAAGGAACGGATCCCCGGCTCGGGCACCGCCACCACCACCGGCGTCTCGGTGGAGGTCGGCGAGAAGCAGGCCGCGATCGATCTCGACCTGGTGGCCGACTACGGCGCGCGGCTCCCGGACGTCGCGCAGTCGGTGCGGCGCAACGTGATCAGGGCGGTCGAGGAGATCACCTCGCTCGAGGTGATCGAGGTCAACCTCACGATCACCGACGTCCATCTGCCGGGTGAGGACGACGAGGCGGACTCCTCGCGGGTGGAATGA